The Aedes albopictus strain Foshan chromosome 2, AalbF5, whole genome shotgun sequence region AGCACAAAATGGCAGCTTTCCATCATATGATTCACAGGATGCATACTCTTCCTTTAAGTGATATAGGCAAACAAAAGGAAATGGACTATATTTTTGAAACGGCTAGGCTCAATGGATATAACGATAGTACAGTTAAGGCTATTATCGATAAGAAAAagagggatttatttagaaaaagcaTGACAACTCTTGCTACTGAACAAGATGAGTTAAAAAGGGTTGCGGTAAACTTTGATGATAATATTACGAaaccattaaaatcaaaattcagAAACTTGGGTATAGATTTAGTTTTCAGTAGCAGGAACTGTCAACTTAAGTCATTATTAGGATCAACAAAAGATAAAGTAAGTGATTTAAACAAAGCGGGAGTTTACAAGATAACGTGTCCACATTGCAATAAAATCTACATAGGACAAACGAAAAGAACGCTTGAAATTCGATTCAAAGAACATATTGCAGAGGTTAAGAAAGCGGGTAAAGAGTTAGAAAAGGGTTTAGCGTATGAATTTAAATCGAAAGTGGCAGAACATGTTTTCCAAGATGAACACCTGTTGACAAAGGATAACATTAGTATCCTGCGAAATGTATCTTCATCTTGGAAACTTGACGTAGCGGAAAGTTTAGAAATCCACAAAGAAAGGGCGGCATTActtcttaacaaggatcagggaaaCGGTCAGTCACGTTTATTTAAATTCATACCTAAGCGCAGTGCACGTGATAGGAATacataggtaccaaaataagctaCATACTAGGTACTTTTATATAGGTAAAAAAGGTGTAGGTAGTTTTTAGGTAACAATATTAGCGGAAGGATTTCAATATAAAAGCGgggtgaatgcgatgacttcttcagtggataactgacactgaggaagattacaagtggtagtcgaaatacgcgtatctgtcaaaggataagcaacatagggcggaattaaaaggtacgaaactgattacactcattcatagagggtattctgcttagagggttcgaaaagtcggtacaagatctagGAATgatttcaaggacttctttagaaattcctccaagatttgcttcgaaagttgctacaccaattgctcgggaattcttccgaactcctccaagtgtttctgaagcaatttcctcAGTAACATGTATTTCAAATAATTTGATAAAGAGTTTTTTATAAAGATTTCAACAAGCGATTCCTTTTGGGCTACCTCACATAATCCCTTGAGCAAATTTCCCAGAATCATGAATtcatgaatcctttaagaaattccagtgaagacttaatctttttctccaaggattttttcaagttaTGTTACAAAGATTGTTTGAgtgatttctcaaagttttccttcagataatcctataACAAGGGTGAACgcattcatccccaaaggattcctgcacaaatatCCTCAGGGGGTGttaaagaaattcccccaaggcttccagcattaatttctccacggaaatctataagaattcttttgaaaattgttttttgatttgcatcaacgaatttgagaggGATTCTTTGGGGTTTATGcaattgatttctttgaaaaataatctaggcatCTCGtaattaattcttccaaaaatccctttactttcataatttcttcaagaagcctttattttacgtaattcctcATAGTATTTCAAGTACTTCTACtattacttcatagtactgtagtgaTCCGTCAAGAATGTGatcaaagatatttccaaaatcaactcaatgattctttccgaatgcATCTTAGAGAAGATTCtacgaggattcctttaaaaattcctccaaaaattcctgcaagcatttctacaagaattattCCGAAATtccgcggccgcgtaaatgaaaaccgcgtaaaaaaagacctgactgtacatcaaatatattttccatgcggaacttctgcaagattccttcttggagaagtctctaaaagaatccttgaagaaattccttaaggttcctCTGAAGGATTCGTTAAAGGGGATGGTAACATATGGCTGAATTTCGAAAGGCTGATTGCACAAAAGGTTGAATACAAAAGGCTTACATTAAGAAACTGtagcataaggctgaaattacaaaaagctgaaaattgaaaaggctgaaaatacgaaaatttaTATGTAAATTACAgcatttctttctttttttactgagataaagcctgcttctcagattggtctatcgtgtaacaggcacgaagatactcaatgctaaagggagtcaagaaaatttttgcCTGAAACAATGAAAAGTTCTTGACCCAAACGCGAATCGAACGCGTAACCCTTTTACAGCAAAGATATCCGATTAACAGTTACTTACAGTTTGCTTTGAAACTGAGCTTAGTAAGCCTCCATGCctaccaacgaacacaaaaaggtaCTAATAATATTTATATAGTTAAATTTCCCTTCTTTCTATTatttcgagtcatgttgttttggagactgttgtcattacggctactaacaatatcatcagatttcccttctttaaaatatatgctattcttttgagAAGTTCTGTCTTAGTAATGTAGGCATTTAATAATGCTTAGGATTATgaccagtcgtaaaactttccgataCAGGACAAAGTAACTGAGGCATGTTCCCCCAAAATGGTTTAATTTGGCCAAACGTGAACTAGGGGACGATAGGACGGTCAAacatcaagctcaagcaaaaccaatgcgagtgccacggctgggtaatgGACCAACAAGCAAATATTTAAGGAGACCGTAAAATTAGTGTATGTATGTAAAATTAGTGTAAAATTAGTGTATGTATGTAATTATTTCCATTTAGAGttatacgtctgtttgtttgagtTGTTTGAGGTTAGTCTTTGGGCTGGTGCATTTGAAAACTATgcgaatcactatttcagcctcatgttatttcagccttttgatgcattcagccttttgtaatttcagccttttgtgtttcagccttttgttatttcagccttcagTAATTCAGCTTATGgcttgaaggactttatgaagggatccgattcctgaaggaatgcttgaaggaattcgcaaaaaggaatatttgaaggattccttgacatatttttgaagaaattcctgaagaaattcttggaggtgttcctgaaggaatcaattcaagtattccaaaatcaatgcttagacgaattcctgaagcaatccatgaaaaaagttctgtagtaaatcttagaggaatttttgtagaagtctttgaagtaactgctagataaatcgtaatacatattcCCGATTGATTGCACTTATTTTCATGCGAAAGCATAAAAAAATCGACAAACTAttgttattacggttttgacttgacatgtgttcagatcatAATTTTCATAAATGCGGCCCCTGATTtgctgctaccttaagctaagtcaaCAACTATTTTTGGTCCTGTTATTAGGATATCAGGGATGTTACCACAATGCTCATacattttacttccatatcggtactgaatttcgtaaaattcaattttaattcaacacatttttcttgaaattctgggGCCATCTGTGTGTCACATACCAAAATAAAAACTTTTGATGATCATGAAGGGGCCTTCGcatacctatcagcagttctgcgaagtgttgaacttatacttataggCAACTTTCgttatttaaagaactttattcaaactagtgttagaaactttccttgatttggaggcccctgaattcgggggcccggtgcaccccccttgctacgccactgtccGTCAGCATTGGATGGTGACTGAGGCaacgagccattttacgagacgtttcggatcagctgatcgctcatttcatgaatgaaaatttgacaggaggttgcgcccaagcccgtgagtgttaatatcaatatcaacactgttgtcgtttcgtaaaatagactactgACCATCTTTGACGGCAACAAGCCTGATACACGATTCACGGCAAAACGAACCCGCGGCGCACACAATGGACATGGATGGAAACGTACCTATTGGAACCACACGCTGCTGTAGCACAACAGTAGCGACAAGTATGGCATGAGATCTCTCTTCTACCTACTGCGAGGACGGTAGATATAGAGACACAAGCAAATGTCAATAGGACTAAAAATAGACTCTGTATCAAAATGTAGGAGCTTACAAAAGATATAGATAAACTATGGTAATCGGCACAGTAGAGGCCTAAGTGCACAGAGTgcctacaaaataaataaatgaaaaaataaaaaataaatggaaCTGCAGAGCTGTCcctatgaaacacggaagttctaccagaagctcaacgcatcccgtaacggcttcgtgccgcgagccgaaataggcagggataatgacggaggcctcttgaaggACGGACATGACTAAAACgattgagtttgtgggaagttatcaagccggcttcatcgacggtcggtctacaacgggccagatcttcaccgtacggcaaatccttcagaaatttcgtgaataccgggtcccaacgcatcacctgttcatcgactccaaggcggcatacgacagtatcaaccgcgcagagctatggagaatcatggacgaaaacggctttcctgggaagctgactagactgattaaagcaatgatggacgacatggacattatcgccagaacatttggagcggtggcagagctgtacaccagcCTGaatcgcgaagcagcaaaggtcggactgatcgTGAATGctgcaaaaacaaagtacatacatgctggtaggcggaaccgaacacgaccggctcCGTCTGGgtggtaatgttacgatagacggagataccttcGAGATGGTaaaggaattcgtctacttcgggtccttactgacggttgacaataacgtgagcatccagaaagtggccaaagctgaaaggatacgatgggcaggacaagttgcaagaatgccggacaacaatcctgcaatgTTCATGTTcgcaacagatccggttggcacaaaaagcgcagagagcacgatgggcggatcaggtggagcgtgacttggcgagcatcgggcgtgaccgaggatggagaacggcagccacaaaccaattattgtggtgtactattgttgattatgtcttgccttaatgtgatgttgagcaaataaatgtaggtGTATGCCTGCTTGGGCACATGCAACAGAAGTTGTTGATGCTGTTGGCTTCCTTCATACTGACTTAACCGCTCTATTTCTATTTATCTTTGTTCTCAGGCTTCCAAGATGGCGGAATGTGTTCGAGAAACCGAAGGCGATCTGTTTGCCGCCCCGAAGGATCACTCGCTAGCGCACTGTGTCGCCGCCGACCTCAAAATGGGCGGTGGCATTGCCGTCAAGTTCAAGCAGGTGTTCAAACAGGTCGATGAACTCAAGGCCCAAAAGGTGGCCGTGGGGGGCGTAGCGGTTCTCAAGGATGGCGAACGTTTCGTGTATTACCTGGTTACCAAGCGGGGTTCGATGGATAAACCTACGTACGATGATCTGACCAAATCACTGGAGGCGATGCGGAAACATATGGTAGGACTCTAtctagaaggtttttttttaaaagataATCATTGCTTTTGATATTTTTAGGATGAGAACGGTGCAAAAAAGTTGGCAATTCCTCGCATAGGATGCGGAATCGATGGACTTGAATGGTCGAAAGTAAAAGGTATTCTCAATTCTACTTTTGGGCAAGAAAAAGATGTAGATATTGTGGTGTATAATTTTGTTCCAAAATAAGCTTATATGTCATACTTGCATGATTTATTAGTGGTGTTCCTTGCTAGTGATTAAATGCGACAGCCATTGAATTTTACAACTGTTCTTGATAAAGTTCTTCGAATAATACCCGAAATTTGCCCCGGAGGTCTTTTGGAATAAAGTCAGGAAAAGAAGCTAAAAAGAGACAAATCTTGAAATGTCGGTAGAcacaaatgttttgtttttgtataTTTAGTGTTTGAATTTGTTACTTACTTGTAAAAGTTATATGCATATCACCTCTCTTCACTGGCCCGTCTGCATCGGGTATCGGCAATCCTTCCCCTTTCAAAACCTTCTCATACCCTGGATGCACAACGTCCACAATTTGTACCAGAAGCCATGTCCCATCGACGCCGATCAACTCCAATGGAAATCCAACCAGCGCATCCTTGAGGGTAATCGGAACTTCCACGTGCAGATCCGCCCCCTCCCTGC contains the following coding sequences:
- the LOC109400734 gene encoding ADP-ribose glycohydrolase OARD1 isoform X2, with amino-acid sequence MAECVRETEGDLFAAPKDHSLAHCVAADLKMGGGIAVKFKQVFKQVDELKAQKVAVGGVAVLKDGERFVYYLVTKRGSMDKPTYDDLTKSLEAMRKHMDENGAKKLAIPRIGCGIDGLEWSKVKGILNSTFGQEKDVDIVVYNFVPK
- the LOC109400734 gene encoding ADP-ribose glycohydrolase OARD1 isoform X1, with protein sequence MVFTRVSCISLSGFRKLQTTGVIYQASKMAECVRETEGDLFAAPKDHSLAHCVAADLKMGGGIAVKFKQVFKQVDELKAQKVAVGGVAVLKDGERFVYYLVTKRGSMDKPTYDDLTKSLEAMRKHMDENGAKKLAIPRIGCGIDGLEWSKVKGILNSTFGQEKDVDIVVYNFVPK